Proteins co-encoded in one Scylla paramamosain isolate STU-SP2022 chromosome 43, ASM3559412v1, whole genome shotgun sequence genomic window:
- the LOC135093659 gene encoding plectin-like isoform X1 produces the protein MEAGVQGQGHQLLSDTRQHTLSSSPVTATAPHSLSLDSSAFALVIDARTDFQTSAGSSGGGGTDTSPQQSFRLTPTPQEAQETLSPSTTGPALHTNTASLPPSPSPQTRKFLYRLIDTHLGASDGSLVSGGYGGGGGGGGGGGRHSLALAGVHRFGSRLPCAGSPHDLASCPAPPPPLQPSLPPHSQRGEGQGNSTKEGEEQGAGSVARQSDALKTLTETSTSLALTETLIGPVKLPHIPPAVLSKVLSGMEGRAAHGTPPPTPGTHRPTRGTQGERDKVALHSLDPRHTGWTNGAAAAEGLNEMKCGSKSGSVMGEAGRVGEGEGTGVGVEHRVVMVGGPHGEEMRELHRYPAAAITTVVERKSYLGLEGAATKEPRPRRRRQRPRRRADSQTSMASESSTCASGSSMASLLGHSAAPSKTSSRGSGGSDAPGPPRPLLSSAVRRARRALEGQDHAISPCPSDTSSSNLSTLSDLSGYQEEYLTLRRLVSDATSPEDRYHHLSRLAASAAAPPIHTGPNVEELQRALQEAVTQREDLEISVHRLSVQVHNAVREKELLQQQLELVQTQVTDTGQRQYFEAQRQRAALEGRLETVQQELEAALQQRTQMQGRLSAALAEAREAQAAATQAAEAQALAMARMEKFEVANRCLEVEVKEAREGLDRAESELAKSRQQAGDLQAKSEGQVLALEQVREAEATLRKEAQEMRTRLTQLESQQASMGKAQGQAEAAAAKAMAEARTAQAEAARQQEQLQRAEEARTALQREALEARSALARMEAEKEAVDAKVESLAGEVEEGKARAVRDKSLLVSHLEALQADMAEREALLARLQEDHSAGSQLAQERQQRLEEDRQRMQGLRLDLAEAERRLADSREDLQQRVALLARREAQLKEAKAAAAVGQEQLREREGRITGLEQRLQELGTTAAALREERAAGEASLATLQEENSRLVAALKVAGQEKAEVDAAILKVREDMSRLTSSVYRMRHDLAAKDRLMHQMAREAEEAARTRVALEERLAALKDEAHHQEEKAELRKRVEGLREEVRVAGEARAGLEAELEVARAAGRAMEAEKKALAETCHLQEEQIQGLEGGAESCREVVLKKEEELHRIREQHAALEGEFVALRRNWEALKGENLSLRQEAEACAEHEAAQRREQSDLKDSIQKERKLKQSLEHKVEALARDHQAEREAAEKTHRDLVECLEAAERQARQSREEADRKVDSLQKELEAAVKDKTDMQLTIDDLRRNSEGSRVRLEEQTLAIQSLQAKVEALERAQEGLEASLQDKAAELSRLEGQHKEQEAGTVRLGEEKEHLVGQVKVLLAENTLLKKMQKATDSLVSEAVNNNNNINNSINAGGRKMPKSPEMLQKEASSINAGGRKMPKSPEMLQKEVSTLTVRLEEAGRQRDTMQEALKSARKENILMRAKGKELETLRRRCAQLESTVNQQRKSEVLAAKCAELEASVEAKQKECASLTATLKAKEASLDQEQKKNTSLTSSLKEKEASLTLFQSQGRKEGELQARISSLEGALLEAQDTNTTLKEQLRALENERDSWAAKYEGLRDSIPERDVSTQPAIQLLPHHQHQAFSTTQEARQYSSAAVAYPATTQHSLTHPSSIQEPVMCPRITQEHVVTCPTSAKQPVLPNSSQSHATHSKSLEPQAYTNSNQEPVECTTSTHQPHTSMQNSCPSTARPLYPSSRPHVPSTADVSSTNSNDSRMTGPHNAPQSTSTWQTDQWSEVPQNSLLQAREEGDGIEAVIEDQNLQSLEISSASSSHSRVEEEERMEERPVDEESINVRKEVQCLLEKLSNLESLVNTREQELQEEKEKAVTASNEFREKQRRYESNVRLLTRKLKEHMKGRKAAEKEVQSQVEEHQRAMSDERQKYDTLRTRCLELEGAKEAVEGQVGVLQGEVAEVRAALARSQQECHTLHTSILHLQKEVGRLQEICKAAEGLRSVVSSLEARLEEKEKLSSTLERDLGAAREEAKERSERCASLSSALDQLKGEKERLEKELKDISGKLDKAQQDFKAQLEDNKRLEDDSTRLAASKDDLAHRLTEASGKCDQLALEVSQLEKERQDKASQLARMKGDLEEAQKKVSAMEHQIKLLGGELEVSQEEVRQAREQQVARERSQVERVTVLEGRLGAAQQEAESLATQLSQAKGERVSYQTQATQLRTALHSALDQLKSHESEREAREAQALTLTSEVEVIPSPRPLDVASLTQLIEKTCITPTPTPPPLTSLESCLSSLKAEVKVLQSRLQSSSVVDGNVQGLAGEDRGTSEAVTATTLTTVTQEGSSSKART, from the exons aggggagagggacaaGGCAACAGCActaaggagggggaggagcaagGTGCAGGTAGTGTTGCCAGACAAAGTGATGCCCTGAAGACCCTGACAGAGACCTCCACGTCCCTGGCCCTCACCGAGACACTTATTG GACCTGTCAAGCTGCCCCACATTCCCCCAGCGGTGCTGAGCAAGGTGCTGAGTGGCATGGAGGGCCGGGCAGCACATGGCACCCCACCCCCTACCCCCGGCACTCACAGGCCCACACGGGGCACACAGGGGGAGAGGGACAAGGTGGCACTGCACTCCCTGGACCCAAGACACACAGGATGGACTAatggtgcagcagcagcagaaggacttaatgaaatgaaatgtggCAGTAAGAGCGGAAGTGTGAtgggtgaggcagggagggtgggggagggtgaggggacaggtgtgggagtggagcaccgagtggtgatggtgggtggccCACATGGGGAGGAGATGCGTGAGCTGCACCGGTACCCTGCGGCGGCAATCACCACTGTGGTGGAGCGCAAGTCTTACCTGGGCCTGGAGGGGGCAGCCACCAAGGAGCCCCGGCCCcggaggcggcggcagcggcccCGGCGCCGCGCTGACTCCCAGACCTCCATGGCCAGTGAGTCATCTACCTGTGCGTCTGGGTCCAGCATGGCCTCCCTGCTGGGCCACTCGGCCGCACCTAGTAAGACCTCCTCCCggggcagcggcggcagcgACGCCCCTGGCCCCCCCAGGCCATTGCTGTCCTCAGCTGTACGCAGAGCCCGGCGTGCCCTGGAGGGCCAGGACCATGCAATCTCCCCTTGTCCCTCAGACACATCCTCCTCCAACCTGTCCACACTGAGTGATCTGAGCGGCTACCAGGAAGAGTACCTCACCCTGCGGCGCCTGGTGTCCGACGCCACCTCCCCCGAGGACCGCTACCACCACTTGTCCCGCCTGGCTGCCTCAGCTGCTGCTCCCCCCATCCACACAGGGCCCAATGTGGAGGAGCTGCAGCGGGCACTGCAGGAGGCGGTGACGCAGCGGGAAGACCTGGAGATATCAGTGCACCGGCTGTCAGTGCAAGTGCACAATGCTGTGAGGGAGAAGGAGCTCCTGCAGCAGCAGCTGGAGCTGGTGCAGACCCAGGTGACAGACACTGGCCAACGCCAGTACTTTGAGGCGCAGCGCCAGCGTGCTGCCCTGGAGGGCCGGCTGGAGACCGTGCAGCAGGAGCTGGAGGCTGCCCTGCAGCAGCGCACCCAGATGCAGGGCAGACTGTCAGCTGCCCTTGCAGAGGCCAGGGAGGCGcaggctgctgccacacaggCTGCCGAGGCGCAGGCCTTGGCCATGGCCAGGATGGAGAAGTTTGAAGTGGCCAATCGGTgcctggaggtggaggtgaaggaagccaGGGAGGGGCTGGACCGTGCTGAGAGTGAGTTAGCCAAGTCCAGACAACAGGCTGGGGACTTGCAGGCCAAGTCTGAAGGTCAGGTGCTAGCCCtggagcaggtgagggaggctgaGGCCACCCTGAGGAAGGAAGCGCAAGAGATGAGGACTCGCCTCACCCAGCTGGAGTCTCAGCAGGCATCCATGGGGAAGGCGCAGGGCCAGGCAGAGGCTGCTGCTGCCAAGGCCATGGCTGAGGCTAGGACAGCCCAGGCAGAGGCTGCACGCCAGCAGGAGCAGCTGCAGCGTGCTGAGGAGGCCCGCACAGCTCTGCAGAGGGAGGCCCTGGAGGCACGGTCAGCCCTGGCCAGGatggaggcagagaaggaggcagTGGATGCCAAAGTGGAGAGTCTGGctggtgaggtggaggagggcaaGGCCAGGGCAGTACGGGACAAGAGCCTGCTGGTGAGTCACCTGGAGGCCCTGCAGGCTGACATGGCAGAGAGGGAAGCCCTGCTGGCCAGGCTGCAGGAAGACCACTCTGCTGGCAGCCAGCTGGCCCAGGAGCGGCAGCAGCGCCTGGAGGAGGACCGCCAGCGCATGCAGGGTCTGCGCCTGGACCTGGCCGAGGCAGAGCGGCGGCTGGCTGACTCCCGGGAGGACCTGCAGCAGCGGGTGGCCCTGCTGGCACGACGCGAGGCACAACTGAAGGAGGCCAAGGCAGCAGCTGCAGTGGGCCAGGAGCAACTGCGGGAGCGGGAGGGGCGCATCACAGGCCTGGAGCAGCGCCTGCAGGAGCTTGGCACCACAGCTGCAGCATTGAGGGAGGAGCGGGCTGCAGGGGAGGCTTCGCTAGCCACCCTACAGGAGGAGAACAGCCGGCTGGTGGCAGCCCTGAAGGTGGCAGGGCAGGAGAAGGCTGAGGTGGATGCTGCCATCCTGAAGGTGCGAGAGGACATGAGTCGCCTCACCTCTTCCGTGTACCGTATGCGCCATGACCTGGCTGCCAAGGACCGCCTCATGCACCAGATGGccagggaggcagaggaggcaGCCAGGACCAGGGTTGCCCTGGAGGAGCGGCTGGCAGCCTTGAAGGACGAGGCACATcaccaggaggagaaggcagagctgaggaagagggtggaggggctgagggaggaggtgagggtggcAGGGGAGGCAAGGGCTGGGCTGGAGGCTGAGTTAGAGGTGGCAAGGGCTGCTGGCAGGGCCATGGAGGCAGAGAAGAAAGCCCTGGCAGAGACGTGTCACCTGCAGGAGGAGCAGATCCAGGGCCTGGAGGGCGGTGCGGAGAGCTGTCGGGAGGTGGtgctgaagaaggaggaagagctgcacCGCATCAGGGAGCAGCACGCTGCCCTGGAGGGGGAGTTTGTGGCCCTCAGGAGAAACTGGGAGGCCCTCAAGGGGGAGAACCTGTCCCTGCGGCAGGAGGCAGAGGCCTGCGCGGAGCATGAGGCAGCGCAGCGCAGGGAGCAGAGTGACCTCAAGGACAGCATACAGAAGGAGCGCAAGCTGAAGCAGAGCCTAGAGCACAAGGTGGAGGCACTGGCCAGGGACCACCAAGCAGAGCGGGAGGCAGCGGAGAAGACTCACAGAGACCTGGTGGAGTGCCTGGAGGCAGCAGAACGCCAGGCCAGGCAGAGCAGGGAGGAGGCGGACAGGAAGGTCGACTCCCTGCAGAAGGAACTGGAGGCTGCTGTGAAAGACAAGACAGACATGCAGCTCACCATAGATGACCTCAGGAGAAACAGTGAAGGCAGCAGGGTGAGGCTTGAGGAACAGACCCTGGCCATTCAGAGCCTGCAGGCTAAGGTGGAGGCACTGGAGAGGGCACAGGAGGGCCTGGAGGCATCACTGCAGGACAAGGCAGCAGAATTGTCCAGGCTGGAGGGGCAGCACAAAGAGCAAGAGGCTGGAACTGTGAGGCTgggtgaggagaaggagcatCTTGTGGGTCAGGTGAAGGTCCTGCTGGCAGAGAACACCCTGCTCAAGAAGATGCAGAAGGCAACCGACTCCTTGGTGTCTGAGgctgtcaacaacaacaataacatcaacaacagtatTAATGCTGGTGGGAGGAAGATGCCCAAGAGTCCTGAGATGCTACAGAAGGAGGCGTCCAGTATTAATGCTGGTGGGAGGAAGATGCCCAAGAGTCCTGAGATGCTGCAGAAGGAGGTGTCCACCCTCACGGTAAGGCTGGAGGAGGCCGGACGACAGAGGGACACCATGCAGGAGGCCCTCAAGAGTGCCAGGAAGGAGAACATCCTGATGAGAGCCAAGGGGAAGGAGCTGGAGACACTCAGAAGAAGATGTGCCCAGTTAGAATCCACTGTCAACCAGCAAAGGAAGTCTGAGGTGCTGGCAGCGAAGTGTGCGGAGTTGGAGGCAAGTGTGGAGGCCAAGCAGAAGGAGTGTgcctctctcactgccacaCTGAAGGCCAAGGAAGCCAGCCTTGAccaggaacagaagaaaaacacatCTCTCACCAGTTccctgaaggagaaggaggcaagCCTCACCCTCTTTCAGAGCCAAGGACGGAAGGAGGGGGAACTGCAGGCGAGGATAAGCAGTCTTGAGGGAGCATTGCTGGAGGCCCAGGACACTAACACAACCCTCAAGGAACAACTCAGGGCCTTGGAGAATGAAAGAGACTCCTGGGCTGCTAAATACGAGGGTCTGAGGGACAGCATACCAGAGAGGGATGTCAGCACACAGCCAGCCATTCAGTTGTTACCTCATCATCAGCACCAGGCCTTCAGCACCACACAGGAGGCTCGACAATACTCCAGTGCTGCTGTAGCCTACCCTGCCACTACCCAGCACTCCTTGACACATCCCAGCAGCATTCAGGAGCCTGTCATGTGTCCAAGGATTACTCAGGAACATGTAGTAACTTGTCCCACCTCAGCCAAGCAACCAGTCCTCCCCAACAGTAGTCAGTCACATGCCACACACAGTAAAAGCTTAGAGCCTCAAGCCTACACCAACAGCAACCAGGAGCCTGTAGAATGCACCACAAGTACCCACCAGCCTCATACTAGTATGCAAAACTCATGCCCAAGCACTGCCAGGCCTCTTTACCCCAGCAGCAGACCACATGTTCCCAGCACAGCAGATGTAAGCTCCACAAACAGCAATGACAGCAGAATGACAGGACCACACAACGCACCACAGTCGACCAGCACATGGCAGACAGACCAGTGGAGTGAGGTGCCACAGAACTCCCTCTTGCAGGCGAGAGAAGAAGGTGATGGCATAGAGGCAGTGATAGAGGACCAGAACTTGCAGAGTCTTGAAATATCATCCGCCTCCTCGTCCCACAgcagagtagaggaggaggagagaatggaagagagaccAGTGGATGAGGAGAGCATAAATGTCAGGAAAGAAGTGCAGTGTCTCCTGGAAAAACTGAGTAACCTGGAGAGTTTGGTGAACACAAGAGAACAAGagctgcaggaggagaaggagaaggcagTGACGGCATCGAACGAATTCCGAGAGAAGCAGAGGCGTTACGAATCAAATGTGCGACTGCTGACGAGGAAACTGAAGGAGCacatgaaggggaggaaggcagcCGAGAAGGAGGTGCAGAGCCAGGTCGAGGAGCATCAGAGAGCGATGAGCGACGAACGGCAGAAATATGACACGTTGCGAACCAG gtGCCTGGAGTTGGAGGGAGCGAAGGAGGCAGTGGAGGGGCAGGTCGGGGTGCTGCAGGGGGAGGTGGCAGAGGTAAGGGCGGCACTGGCACGGTCACAGCAGGAGTGCCACACCCTCCACACCTCCATCCTGCACCTACAGAAGGAGGTCGGCAGGCTGCAAG AAATCTGCAAGGCGGCAGAGGGCTTGCGGTCTGTTGTGTCCAGCCTGGAGGCAaggctggaggagaaggagaagcttTCCTCTACACTGGAGAGGGACCTTGGGGCAGCCAGGGAGGAGGCCAAGGAGAGAAGCGAGCGGtgtgcctccctctcctctgcccTGGACCAActaaaaggggagaaggagaggctgGAGAAAGag CTAAAGGACATCTCTGGAAAACTGGATAAAGCACAACAAGACTTCAAGGCACAACTGGAAGACAACAAGAGGCTGGAGGATGACTCAACCCGACTTGCAGCGTCCAAGGATGACCTGGCACACCGTCTGACAGAAGCCAGCGGGAAATGTGACCAGCTGGCCCTCGAGGTGAGCCAGCtggagaaggagaggcaggaCAAGGCGAGCCAGCTGGCGAGGATGAAGGGGGACCTGGAGGAGGCTCAGAAGAAGGTGTCTGCTATGGAGCATCAGATAAAG TTGCTTGGCGGGGAGCTTGAAGTGAGTCAGGAGGAGGTGAGACAAGCCAGGGAGCAGCAGGTGGCCAGGGAGAGGAGCCAGGTGGAGAGGGTGACTGTTCTTGAGGGGCGTCTCGGTGCAGCCCAACAGGAGGCAGAGTCCCTGGCCACCCAGCTGAGCCAGgccaagggagagagggtgagctACCAGACCCAGGCCACACAACTCAGGACGGCCCTCCATTCAGCCCTGGACCAGCTCAAG AGCcatgagtcagagagagaggcacgGGAGGCCCAGGCACTCACCCTCACGTCGGAGGTGGAGGTCATCCCGTCCCCACGCCCTCTAGATGTCGCCAGCCTCACACAGCTCATTGAGAAGACCTGCATCACCCCCACTCCAACCCCGCCACCCCTCACCAGCCTGGAGTCCTGTCTCTCATCCCTCAAGGCAGAGGTGAAGGTGCTGCAGTCCCGCCTCCAGTCATCCAGTGTGGTGGACGGGAACGTGCAGGG GTTGGCAGGAGAGGACAGAGGGACGAGTGAGGCAGTGACAGCAACAACCTTGACCACAGTGACTCAggagggcagcagcagcaaagcaAGAACATGA